A window from Amblyomma americanum isolate KBUSLIRL-KWMA chromosome 7, ASM5285725v1, whole genome shotgun sequence encodes these proteins:
- the LOC144096822 gene encoding uncharacterized protein LOC144096822, with product MLLDILTVVPPIAAATRICAGAPNITACSICYYTSPSSHLGSQCGWEGSPWYVLYRSVEGSQFGKEARCINGLQVTPLVNDSARIRFRYTPNGEKYASFRLKSTVPGGVKNILELKLEDEGSRTVPFDVLYSECGTCQVIKHVTAKNTTICMQYIPAEAFDKDLKHCHFIYDLECGHLPKYYISDRSCLSRFG from the exons ATGCTTCTTGACATTCTCACAGTTGTGCCTCCGATAGCAGCTGCCACGCGAATTTGCGCAGGTGCTCCT AATATTACAGCATGCTCTATATGTTACTATACCTCGCCTTCTTCGCACCTCGGCTCGCAGTGCGGCTGGGAGGGCAGCCCCTGGTACGTGCTCTACCGCAGCGTCGAGGGAAGCCAGTTCGGTAAGGAAGCACGCTGCATCAACGGCCTCCAGGTGACGCCACTCGTCAACGACAGCGCCCGCATCCGCTTCCGGTACACGCCCAACGGAGAGAA GTATGCTTCATTTCGTCTTAAGTCTACCGTCCCGGGAGGCGTAAAGAACATCCTCGAGCTGAAGCTGGAAGATGAAG GTTCCAGGACAGTGCCGTTTGACGTTCTCTACTCGGAGTGCGGAACCTGCCAGGTGATCAAGCACGTCACAGCCAAAAACA CCACCATCTGCATGCAGTACATTCCAGCCGAGGCCTTCGACAAGGATCTCAAGCACTGCCATTTCATCTACGACTTGGAATGCGGTCACCTGCCAAAGTACTACATCTCGGACAGGAGCTGCCTGTCGCGGTTCGGATGA
- the LOC144099346 gene encoding uncharacterized protein LOC144099346 isoform X2, whose protein sequence is MCVSPGTTWYVMYRNTEQGGFGPDDGCLRDTQIGEEVDGKARLRFRYGAGQEWNSTLKYRSSEGQTGKNIVEILLDGAPKPALYDLLFVDCKYCKVLKSQTGPKCMLSVTEVSLRHGLPQHCKFLYGLFCGVEPIYQVSDASCLVHDMKRG, encoded by the exons ATG TGCGTGTCCCCTGGCACCACCTGGTACGTGATGTACCGCAACACGGAGCAGGGAGGATTCGGACCCGACGACGGCTGTCTCAGGGACACCCAGATAGGCGAGGAGGTCGACGGGAAAGCCCGCTTGCGCTTCCGCTACGGTGCCGGACAGGAATG GAATTCAACATTGAAATACAGGTCGTCTGAGGGACAAACAGGCAAGAACATTGTCGAGATTCTGCTCGATGGAG CCCCTAAGCCGGCGCTGTACGACCTGCTGTTTGTGGACTGCAAATACTGCAAGGTCTTGAAGAGTCAAACAG GACCAAAATGCATGCTCTCGGTGACCGAGGTCTCTCTTCGCCACGGCCTTCCCCAGCACTGCAAATTCCTGTACGGCCTTTTCTGCGGAGTGGAGCCCATCTACCAGGTCTCGGACGCTAGCTGCCTTGTACACGACATGAAGCGCGGATAG
- the LOC144099346 gene encoding uncharacterized protein LOC144099346 isoform X1, whose protein sequence is MEREGIIRKIQEAAEWCVSPGTTWYVMYRNTEQGGFGPDDGCLRDTQIGEEVDGKARLRFRYGAGQEWNSTLKYRSSEGQTGKNIVEILLDGAPKPALYDLLFVDCKYCKVLKSQTGPKCMLSVTEVSLRHGLPQHCKFLYGLFCGVEPIYQVSDASCLVHDMKRG, encoded by the exons TGCGTGTCCCCTGGCACCACCTGGTACGTGATGTACCGCAACACGGAGCAGGGAGGATTCGGACCCGACGACGGCTGTCTCAGGGACACCCAGATAGGCGAGGAGGTCGACGGGAAAGCCCGCTTGCGCTTCCGCTACGGTGCCGGACAGGAATG GAATTCAACATTGAAATACAGGTCGTCTGAGGGACAAACAGGCAAGAACATTGTCGAGATTCTGCTCGATGGAG CCCCTAAGCCGGCGCTGTACGACCTGCTGTTTGTGGACTGCAAATACTGCAAGGTCTTGAAGAGTCAAACAG GACCAAAATGCATGCTCTCGGTGACCGAGGTCTCTCTTCGCCACGGCCTTCCCCAGCACTGCAAATTCCTGTACGGCCTTTTCTGCGGAGTGGAGCCCATCTACCAGGTCTCGGACGCTAGCTGCCTTGTACACGACATGAAGCGCGGATAG
- the LOC144099346 gene encoding uncharacterized protein LOC144099346 isoform X3, translating into MYRNTEQGGFGPDDGCLRDTQIGEEVDGKARLRFRYGAGQEWNSTLKYRSSEGQTGKNIVEILLDGAPKPALYDLLFVDCKYCKVLKSQTGPKCMLSVTEVSLRHGLPQHCKFLYGLFCGVEPIYQVSDASCLVHDMKRG; encoded by the exons ATGTACCGCAACACGGAGCAGGGAGGATTCGGACCCGACGACGGCTGTCTCAGGGACACCCAGATAGGCGAGGAGGTCGACGGGAAAGCCCGCTTGCGCTTCCGCTACGGTGCCGGACAGGAATG GAATTCAACATTGAAATACAGGTCGTCTGAGGGACAAACAGGCAAGAACATTGTCGAGATTCTGCTCGATGGAG CCCCTAAGCCGGCGCTGTACGACCTGCTGTTTGTGGACTGCAAATACTGCAAGGTCTTGAAGAGTCAAACAG GACCAAAATGCATGCTCTCGGTGACCGAGGTCTCTCTTCGCCACGGCCTTCCCCAGCACTGCAAATTCCTGTACGGCCTTTTCTGCGGAGTGGAGCCCATCTACCAGGTCTCGGACGCTAGCTGCCTTGTACACGACATGAAGCGCGGATAG